A window of the Drosophila suzukii unplaced genomic scaffold, CBGP_Dsuzu_IsoJpt1.0 scf_22, whole genome shotgun sequence genome harbors these coding sequences:
- the LOC139354797 gene encoding uncharacterized protein: MAALQGPRPGQGWSETRPTRGPRRALERTHAEDSAPEAAESSDSDVEVVGDPVVEERERRLRRAAVGDRIPRGTTDVEGAELPRGHAEAVCRATEETQKRFRDREPSDEEQQRTTEEEARWQVRLRQDHEAAAARWHARLQEAEEEERRLWEEPWLPEVPPTPRYEGEGFANGVRDTDGGAPLATPPWRPARPPTPRYAEPERPDAQPQSEQPTAQPQPQLHEEATNQAQTEEQTVVRTEVPGAHVSHSTRAFVAEGVRCRQQTVVWTWLEGLATAPTREEPRIREKGVPKVSPRDPPDPQRPPLQRQTSTTGPTRQRPQFTRQISAPEEGGWREIARS, from the exons GGCGGCCCTACAGGGACCccgcccggggcaaggatggtcggagACCCGGCCTACCCGAGGACCGCGGCGGGCCCTGGAGCGGACCCACGCCGAGGACTCCGCACCAGAAGCCGCGGAGAGCTCGGACAGCGACGTGGAGGTGGTCGGCGATCCCGTCGTCGAAGAGAGAGAGCGGCGGCTCCGGAGAGCGGCGGTGGGCGACCGGATACCGCGCGGGACGACGGACGTCGAAGGAGCGGAACTCCCGAGGGGCCACGCAGAGGCTGTCTGCCGGGCCACCGAGGAAACTCAGAAGAGGTTCCGGGACCGAGAGCCGTCGGACGAGGAGCAGCAGCGGAcgacggaggaggaggcgcGGTGGCAGGTCCGGCTGCGTCAGGACCACGAAGCGGCGGCGGCGCGATGGCATGCTCGTCTGcaggaggcggaggaggaagAGCGACGACTGTGGGAGGAACCG TGGCTGCCGGAGGTGCCACCCACTCCCCGCTACGAGGGGGAGGGGTTCGCGAACGGGGTCCGAGACACCGACGGAGGAGCCCCGTTGGCCACGCCGCCGTGGAGGCCGGCCCGGCCACCCACGCCGCGTTACGCTGAGCCAGAGCGACCGGACGCGCAACCGCAATCCGAACAACCGACCGCGCAGCCGCAGCCACAACTGCACGAGGAGGCAACCAACCAGGCACAGACGGAGGAGCAGACGGTGGTGCGGACGGAGGTGCCGGGAGCACACGTAAGCCACAGCACGCGGGCATTCGTGGCCGAGGGCGTGCGGTGTCGGCAGCAGACGGTGGTGTGGACGTGGCTAGAGGGGCTCGCGACGGCACCGACGAGGGAGGAGCCCAGGATACGGGAAAAGGGGGTGCCCAAAGTGAGTCCTCGGGATCCCCCGGATCCCCAAAGACCCCCGTTGCAGCGGCAGACTTCGACAACCGGACCGACGCGCCAACGGCCGCAGTTCACGCGGCAAATATCGGCCCCGGAGGAAGGCGGTTGGCGCGAGATCGCTAGGAGCTAA